A stretch of DNA from Desulfobotulus mexicanus:
CAGGCGCATGAGTTCTGCCAGCATTTCTGCCCTGGGGATGACGGGTATGGATTTTTCCCTTGCCCGGAGAATTTCCGCATTGTCTTTCCCTATGGCCGAAGAAATAACCACCACATCGGCTTCGTCCACCTGGCTGGCTTCATGTCCTTTGAAAATGTGACCGCCCAGAGAAGTCAGTCTGCGGGTAATATCCGAAGAAACAAGGTCTGAGCCTGACACCCGGTAACCAAGGTTGAGAAGCAGTTCGGCAATTCCGCTCATGCCAATGCCGCCAATGCCCACAAAGTGGATATGATAGGTTTTTTGATACATGAAATTATATCCCTGACATATGGGCCATAATGGCGCTGGTTAGGTGTTTTGCAGCATCAGGCCGGGAAAGGCCAAGGGCCGCCCCGGCCATTTTTTCAGTGATATCCGGGTATTTTACATAATGGGTCAGAGTTGTGGCTAAGTGCTGAGATGTCAGTTCGTTTTCTTCAAAAATTACGGCTGCACCAGCTTCTGCCATGGCTTTTGCATTATAATACTGATGATTGTCCGCAGCATGGGGGAAGGGGATGAAAATGGCTCCCAGTCCAGCGGCGGCAAGTTCTGCAACCGTTGTGGCTCCCGATCTGCAAAGTAGAATATCTGCCCCTGCATAGCAGGAAACCATGTCTTCGATAAAGGGAAAAATATCAGCTCTTATCTCCAGTTTCTTATAATGCTGTCTGACTTCTTCAAAGTCGGCGGTGCCCGTCTGATGAACTACCTTTATGGGCAGGTCTTTCAGCATGGGAAGTGCTTTACAGACAGCCTGGTTAAGTCCCCTTGCCCCCTGACTGCCACCGAGGATCAGCAGATTAAGGCTGTCTCCTGCTTTCCTTCTTTTTTTCCGGCATGACAGCAGTTCCCGACGCACAGGATTTCCTGTTATGCGGATTTTATTGTCCGCCAGCGGAAGAGGTGTACCGGAAAAGGATACGTGTACTTCGGCAGCCATGGAGCTTAGCATCCGTGTGGTGAGACCGGGCA
This window harbors:
- the murG gene encoding undecaprenyldiphospho-muramoylpentapeptide beta-N-acetylglucosaminyltransferase; translation: MKAENNTRRLLIAGGGTGGHLFPGLAVAEEFLGRSEKNRVLFVNAGRPLDHKILNSRGMPHRTIAISGFKGMGFFHKIKVLGSFPLAVKRAVDILRSFRPQVLLSVGGYSAAPAALAAKMMGIPILIHEQNRLPGLTTRMLSSMAAEVHVSFSGTPLPLADNKIRITGNPVRRELLSCRKKRRKAGDSLNLLILGGSQGARGLNQAVCKALPMLKDLPIKVVHQTGTADFEEVRQHYKKLEIRADIFPFIEDMVSCYAGADILLCRSGATTVAELAAAGLGAIFIPFPHAADNHQYYNAKAMAEAGAAVIFEENELTSQHLATTLTHYVKYPDITEKMAGAALGLSRPDAAKHLTSAIMAHMSGI